A stretch of Cheilinus undulatus linkage group 20, ASM1832078v1, whole genome shotgun sequence DNA encodes these proteins:
- the hoxb1b gene encoding homeobox protein Hox-B1b isoform X2 — MNSYLDYPVCNRGANIFSTKVGYHNLNHGYMPANSCATSESYAPDGRLVAPTSAPHQSQSLPLHHQTHVNLDLQFAPQGNAMYGSPLEFGHHQYGLAPEQERSYIHAQVSPMGTNMAPYTGDSCGPGASTGGQYFNFGNGDHRLQEYPECVYKRIPAQSREKDLEHVEDTSKTFDWMKVKRNPPKTVLSEFGVPGQHNVIRTNFTTKQLTELEKEFHFNKYLTRARRVEVAASLELNETQVKIWFQNRRMKQKKREKLGCVLGSTPTQGEKISGPETSPQGKGKDCDQ, encoded by the exons ATGAACTCCTACTTAGATTATCCAGTGTGCAACAGGGGAGCGAATATCTTCAGTACCAAGGTGGGATACCACAATTTAAACCATGGATACATGCCTGCAAACTCGTGTGCAACAAGTGAGAGTTACGCACCAGACGGGCGCTTGGTTGCTCCAACTTCTGCGCCACACCAGAGCCAGAGTCTCCCTCTGCACCACCAGACACACGTCAACCTGGACCTACAGTTTGCGCCGCAGGGTAACGCCATGTATGGGTCGCCTCTGGAGTTCGGACATCACCAGTACGGCCTCGCGCCCGAGCAGGAGCGCAGCTACATTCACGCTCAGGTTTCACCCATGGGAACAAACATGGCTCCTTACACCGGGGACAGCTGCGGGCCCGGAGCTTCAACAGGAGGCCAGTACTTTAATTTTGGGAACGGAGATCACAGGCTGCAAGAATAtccagagtgtgtttacaagAGAATACCTGCacaaagcagagagaaagatctggaacatgtggaggacacttCTAAGACGTTTGATTGGATGAAAGTGAAGAGGAATCCTCCAAAAACAG TCCTCTCAGAGTTCGGGGTTCCCGGCCAGCACAACGTGATCCGCACCAACTTCACCACCAAGCAGCTGACCGAGCTGGAGAAGGAGTTCCACTTCAACAAGTACCTGACGCGGGCGCGGAGGGTGGAGGTGGCCGCCAGTCTGGAGCTCAACGAGACGCAGGTGAAGATCTGGTTCCAGAACCGCAGGATGAAACAGAAGAAACGCGAGAAACTGGGCTGCGTTTTGGGCAGCACGCCGACGCAAGGGGAGAAAATCTCCGGGCCTGAGACCTCTCCACAGGGCAAGGGGAAAGACTGTGATCAGTGA
- the hoxb1b gene encoding homeobox protein Hox-B1b isoform X1: protein MNSYLDYPVCNRGANIFSTKVGYHNLNHGYMPANSCATSESYAPDGRLVAPTSAPHQSQSLPLHHQTHVNLDLQFAPQGNAMYGSPLEFGHHQYGLAPEQERSYIHAQVSPMGTNMAPYTGDSCGPGASTGGQYFNFGNGDHRLQEYPECVYKRIPAQSREKDLEHVEDTSKTFDWMKVKRNPPKTAVLSEFGVPGQHNVIRTNFTTKQLTELEKEFHFNKYLTRARRVEVAASLELNETQVKIWFQNRRMKQKKREKLGCVLGSTPTQGEKISGPETSPQGKGKDCDQ, encoded by the exons ATGAACTCCTACTTAGATTATCCAGTGTGCAACAGGGGAGCGAATATCTTCAGTACCAAGGTGGGATACCACAATTTAAACCATGGATACATGCCTGCAAACTCGTGTGCAACAAGTGAGAGTTACGCACCAGACGGGCGCTTGGTTGCTCCAACTTCTGCGCCACACCAGAGCCAGAGTCTCCCTCTGCACCACCAGACACACGTCAACCTGGACCTACAGTTTGCGCCGCAGGGTAACGCCATGTATGGGTCGCCTCTGGAGTTCGGACATCACCAGTACGGCCTCGCGCCCGAGCAGGAGCGCAGCTACATTCACGCTCAGGTTTCACCCATGGGAACAAACATGGCTCCTTACACCGGGGACAGCTGCGGGCCCGGAGCTTCAACAGGAGGCCAGTACTTTAATTTTGGGAACGGAGATCACAGGCTGCAAGAATAtccagagtgtgtttacaagAGAATACCTGCacaaagcagagagaaagatctggaacatgtggaggacacttCTAAGACGTTTGATTGGATGAAAGTGAAGAGGAATCCTCCAAAAACAG CAGTCCTCTCAGAGTTCGGGGTTCCCGGCCAGCACAACGTGATCCGCACCAACTTCACCACCAAGCAGCTGACCGAGCTGGAGAAGGAGTTCCACTTCAACAAGTACCTGACGCGGGCGCGGAGGGTGGAGGTGGCCGCCAGTCTGGAGCTCAACGAGACGCAGGTGAAGATCTGGTTCCAGAACCGCAGGATGAAACAGAAGAAACGCGAGAAACTGGGCTGCGTTTTGGGCAGCACGCCGACGCAAGGGGAGAAAATCTCCGGGCCTGAGACCTCTCCACAGGGCAAGGGGAAAGACTGTGATCAGTGA
- the LOC121528416 gene encoding homeobox protein Hox-B3a-like: MQKNGENLQHIQHHDFFSEDVSGFSCDRQAAAERSFTRRSKQQKVPVSKKIFPWMKESRHSDQKHGRRISDCTVNEKCPSASPASKRSRTAYTSAQLVELEKEFHFSRYLCRPRRVEMASLLNLQERQIKIWFQNRRMKQKKDERVQGLSTANTTSSSSPPSSPSAPGSPTLSSLGYVHLGGDYQPASPPLKSQQQHQSQPAFPPEYPAEYSKYAAPGFTHGQQFHMQYNTQLHSHTTDTNVDHSGAYFPQSCSQDRIMQAPKLTHL; this comes from the exons ATGCAGAAAAACGGTGAGAACCTGCAGCACATCCAGCACCACGACTTCTTCAGTGAGGATGTCAGCGGGTTCAGCTGTGATCGTCAGGCGGCCGCGGAGCGTTCGTTTACCCGGAGGTCCAAGCAGCAGAAAGTGCCCGTGAGCAAAAAGATCTTCCCCTGGATGAAAGAGTCCAGACACTCGGACCAGAAACACGGCAGGAGGATCTCAG ACTGCACCGTCAACGAGAAGTGTCCGAGCGCGAGCCCGGCCTCCAAACGGTCACGCACTGCGTACACGAGCGCCCAGCTGGTGGAGCTGGAGAAGGAGTTCCACTTCAGCCGCTACCTGTGCAGGCCGCGGCGCGTGGAGATGGCCAGCCTCCTCAACCTGCAGGAGAGGCAGATCAAGATCTGGTTCCAGAACCGGAGGATGAAGCAGAAGAAGGACGAGAGAGTCCAGGGCCTCAGCACCGCCaacaccacctcctcctcatcacccCCGTCCTCCCCCTCCGCCCCGGGCAGCCCCACTCTGTCGAGCCTGGGTTATGTCCATCTGGGCGGGGATTACCAGCCGGCCTCTCCTCCGCTCAAGTCCCAACAGCAGCATCAGTCCCAGCCGGCGTTTCCCCCAGAATACCCCGCAGAATACTCCAAATATGCAGCTCCGGGTTTTACGCACGGCCAGCAGTTTCACATGCAGTACAACACGCAGCTCCACTCCCACACTACAGACACGAACGTGGATCATAGCGGAGCGTATTTCCCACAGAGCTGCTCTCAGGACAGAATCATGCAGGCTCCAAAACTGACCCATCTGTAG
- the hoxb5b gene encoding homeobox protein Hox-B5b → MSSYFVNSFSGRYPNGSDYQLLNYGTNGAVSGSFRDPGTMHSGSFGYNYNGMDLTVNRTNAGSHFPAVREDARGFGADARYRQTPNCSLASPDPVPPSCASANREPLELKSPSPPSDRSATSSNSLNKSAHFTEVEDATVASESEEGAHSSSGGSGSAPRAQQQQQQQQHQDPNATSSTPSSNDCQTPQIFPWMRKLHISHDMTGPDGKRARTAYTRYQTLELEKEFHFNRYLTRRRRIEIAHALCLSERQIKIWFQNRRMKWKKDNKLKSMSLVTGGSAFHN, encoded by the exons ATGAGCTCTTACTTTGTAAACTCGTTCTCAGGGCGCTATCCAAATGGCTCCGACTATCAGTTACTAAATTATGGGACTAACGGCGCTGTGAGCGGCTCCTTCAGAGACCCTGGCACCATGCACTCCGGGTCTTTCGGCTACAACTACAATGGCATGGACCTAACCGTGAACCGCACCAATGCTGGGAGTCACTTCCCGGCTGTGCGCGAAGATGCCCGTGGGTTCGGCGCAGACGCCCGCTACAGACAGACACCCAACTGCTCGCTCGCCTCTCCAGATCCAGTGCCACCATCGTGCGCTTCAGCCAACCGGGAGCCTCTGGAGCTAAAGagcccctctcctccctctgacCGGAGCGCGACCTCGAGCAACAGCCTCAACAAAAGCGCTCATTTCACGGAGGTAGAGGACGCCACGGTCGCTTCAGAGAGCGAGGAGGGCGCGCACAGCAGCAGCGGCGGATCCGGCTCTGCTCCCCGGgcgcagcaacagcagcagcagcagcagcaccaggaCCCAAAcgccacctcctccaccccttCATCTAACGATTGCCAAACGCCACAAATATTCCCCTGGATGCGGAAGCTGCACATAAGCCATG ATATGACTGGACCTGACGGGAAAAGGGCCCGAACCGCGTACACCCGCTACCAGACACTAGAGCTGGAGAAAGAGTTTCACTTCAATAGGTACCTAACCAGACGGCGGAGGATAGAGATAGCCCACGCCCTGTGTCTTTCCGAAAGACAGATCAAAATCTGGTTTCAGAACCGCAGGATGAAGTGGAAGAAGGACAATAAACTGAAAAGCATGAGCCTGGTGACGGGAGGGAGCGCCTTCCACAACTGA